One region of Ahniella affigens genomic DNA includes:
- a CDS encoding GntP family permease — MISLLGLLAALTLLIVLTMRGMNLFIATPLCALLVALSGGIAPLPLPDSTAPNMVGLYMSGFTSFIASWFFMFLLGSIFGKVMEDTGCADSIVQSVAGRLGVKHAALAVVLACAVLTYGGVSLFVVAFSVYPMAVGLFRQADLPRRFIPAALSFGSVTFTMTSAGSPEIQNWIPIDYLGTNQYAGWQASIVVALFMAVFGYWWLRWMIQRAVRRGERFDARDNDPVPTRKSLPNPLAALLPLVAVLGISFALHERFETAALIVALLAGAVTAAIVGWQHQQKPGQALADAATGALIAIGNTAAVVGFGAVAKAAPAFQDAVTWVTHLPGGGLVGAAIAVSLIAAMTGSASGGQAIALPIISPIYLGQGVSPDQLHRVVAISSGVLDSLPHNGYVVTTIRAICQETHARAYPSVGAMTVIVPLLGLVLCIALFALGLS, encoded by the coding sequence ATGATAAGCCTTCTCGGATTGCTCGCAGCACTGACGCTCTTGATCGTGCTGACCATGCGTGGCATGAACTTGTTCATTGCCACCCCCTTGTGCGCGTTGTTGGTAGCGCTGAGCGGCGGCATTGCGCCGCTGCCGTTGCCGGATTCAACGGCGCCCAACATGGTGGGCCTGTACATGAGTGGTTTCACCAGTTTCATCGCGAGCTGGTTCTTCATGTTCTTGCTCGGCTCGATTTTCGGCAAGGTCATGGAGGACACGGGCTGCGCTGACAGCATCGTGCAATCGGTGGCGGGGCGTCTCGGCGTCAAACATGCAGCGCTTGCGGTCGTGTTGGCCTGCGCCGTGCTGACTTATGGTGGCGTCAGTCTGTTCGTTGTCGCGTTCTCGGTTTATCCGATGGCAGTCGGATTGTTTCGACAGGCTGACCTGCCGCGGCGATTCATCCCGGCCGCGCTGTCGTTTGGTTCGGTGACTTTCACGATGACATCGGCCGGCTCGCCCGAGATCCAGAACTGGATTCCGATCGACTACCTCGGCACGAATCAGTATGCCGGCTGGCAGGCGAGCATCGTGGTCGCCTTGTTCATGGCGGTATTCGGCTACTGGTGGCTACGTTGGATGATCCAGCGTGCGGTCAGGCGCGGCGAGCGCTTCGACGCCCGTGACAACGACCCGGTACCAACCCGCAAGAGCTTGCCGAATCCCCTCGCCGCGCTGTTGCCGCTCGTCGCGGTACTGGGCATTTCATTCGCGCTGCATGAGCGTTTCGAGACGGCCGCGCTGATTGTCGCGTTACTTGCCGGTGCCGTCACCGCAGCGATCGTGGGTTGGCAGCATCAGCAAAAACCGGGGCAAGCGTTGGCTGATGCGGCCACGGGTGCGCTGATTGCGATCGGCAACACCGCCGCGGTCGTTGGCTTCGGCGCGGTGGCGAAGGCAGCCCCCGCGTTCCAGGATGCGGTCACCTGGGTTACCCACTTGCCGGGTGGCGGTTTGGTTGGCGCGGCCATTGCGGTGAGCCTGATCGCCGCGATGACCGGCTCGGCATCGGGTGGCCAGGCGATCGCGCTGCCGATCATCTCGCCAATCTATCTCGGCCAGGGCGTTTCACCGGATCAATTGCATCGCGTCGTGGCAATTTCGTCGGGCGTGCTCGATTCGCTGCCGCACAATGGCTATGTCGTCACGACGATTCGTGCCATCTGTCAGGAAACTCATGCCCGCGCCTATCCGTCGGTTGGAGCCATGACGGTGATCGTGCCACTGCTTGGACTCGTGCTCTGCATCGCGCTGTTTGCGCTCGGGCTGAGTTAG
- a CDS encoding TonB-dependent receptor encodes MTNLKKSPIAFAVALALASTSLFAQDPAASKSDEPASESALETITVTARRREETLQDVPVAVTAFTETALENLNIEDMSDLDAEVPNLTVYAARGSSSTVTAYIRGIGQSDPLWGVDPGVGVYLDDVYIARPQGALLDVIDIDRVEVLRGPQGSLYGKNTIGGAIKYVTKPLLPDFSATTTIAIGSYNQLDVKTSINAPLGSDAVVARVSLASLNRDGFGENRFNEQPVSDKEILVGRASLGFYPSDTVSVLISADHMDDQSGVRGGQRLNAFNAFDPLQTPPFDDRYDIASGMPNVNDTSMDGAAATINWNINEAWWFKSVTAYRESDTDTNIDFDMLPNKITDVRALYSDDQLSQEFQFNYTGDSLVGVFGLFWFDGSAGGTVFNNFRNLSFGTTNGVVDTTSLALYGEGTYKINDAWSITAGLRYTDEEKTADVLNQAFANANFTTPVATPADFNDSVTFKNASPKISVDYRVTDDILLYGIVSRGFKSGGFNIRANTLAVPQSARPFDDESVTSFEIGTKQAWRDQTVFFNASYFYNQYRDIQLSVFSAFDSNGDGVNDAFFGDFTNAGKAHIQGLELELQFAPTEQFRISGNVGWLDAQYDEFISRDVDISDTQYFTNAPELSAALNMSYTWPLFGGELMARAGASYQDKVYPTTDLSEAIAQSGYTLFNAGLVWRGEDSPWTVSLQGSNLGDKAYRTTGYNIPVLGILTGFYGPPRQITLAATYTFD; translated from the coding sequence ATGACCAATTTGAAAAAGAGCCCCATCGCTTTCGCGGTTGCCCTGGCGCTGGCCAGCACCAGTCTGTTCGCCCAGGACCCGGCGGCGAGCAAGTCGGATGAACCAGCGTCTGAGTCGGCGCTGGAAACCATCACCGTAACGGCGCGCCGACGCGAAGAAACGCTGCAGGATGTCCCCGTGGCCGTGACCGCCTTTACCGAGACGGCACTGGAGAACCTCAATATTGAGGACATGAGCGATCTCGATGCCGAAGTCCCCAATCTCACAGTCTATGCCGCTCGCGGTTCGAGTTCGACGGTCACGGCCTATATTCGTGGCATCGGCCAATCCGATCCGCTGTGGGGTGTCGACCCGGGCGTCGGGGTGTACTTGGACGACGTCTATATTGCCCGCCCACAAGGTGCGTTGCTCGATGTGATCGATATCGACCGCGTCGAAGTACTGCGTGGCCCGCAAGGGTCGCTGTACGGCAAGAACACGATTGGTGGCGCCATCAAGTATGTGACCAAGCCGTTGCTGCCGGATTTCTCGGCGACAACAACCATTGCGATCGGCAGCTACAACCAGCTCGACGTCAAGACCAGCATCAACGCGCCCTTGGGCTCGGACGCCGTGGTGGCCCGCGTGTCTTTGGCCTCGCTGAACCGCGATGGCTTTGGCGAAAATCGCTTCAACGAACAGCCGGTTAGCGACAAGGAAATCCTGGTTGGCCGTGCATCGCTCGGGTTCTATCCGTCAGACACGGTCAGCGTATTGATCAGCGCGGATCACATGGACGATCAAAGTGGCGTCCGTGGCGGTCAGCGGCTGAACGCATTCAACGCGTTCGACCCATTGCAAACACCGCCGTTCGATGATCGCTATGACATTGCGAGCGGCATGCCGAACGTCAACGACACCAGCATGGACGGCGCGGCGGCGACCATCAATTGGAATATCAACGAAGCCTGGTGGTTCAAGTCGGTGACGGCGTACCGCGAGTCGGATACCGATACGAACATCGACTTCGACATGTTGCCGAACAAGATCACCGACGTGCGCGCACTGTACTCGGACGATCAGCTGAGCCAGGAGTTCCAGTTCAACTACACCGGTGACAGCCTGGTCGGTGTGTTTGGTCTGTTCTGGTTCGATGGTTCCGCTGGTGGCACGGTGTTCAACAACTTCCGCAACCTGTCGTTCGGCACGACGAATGGCGTCGTGGATACCACGTCGCTCGCGCTGTATGGCGAAGGCACGTACAAGATCAACGACGCGTGGTCGATCACGGCCGGCCTTCGTTACACCGACGAAGAAAAGACAGCCGATGTGTTGAACCAGGCATTTGCGAATGCCAACTTCACGACGCCCGTCGCGACGCCCGCTGATTTCAATGACAGTGTGACGTTCAAGAATGCATCGCCAAAGATCTCGGTCGACTATCGCGTGACCGACGATATTCTGCTCTACGGCATCGTCAGTCGCGGCTTCAAGAGTGGTGGCTTCAACATCCGTGCGAACACGCTGGCAGTGCCGCAGTCGGCACGCCCGTTTGACGACGAGTCGGTGACCAGCTTCGAAATCGGCACCAAGCAGGCCTGGCGCGATCAGACGGTGTTCTTCAATGCGTCGTACTTCTACAACCAGTATCGTGACATCCAGCTCTCGGTGTTCAGCGCGTTCGACTCGAACGGCGATGGCGTCAACGACGCGTTCTTTGGTGACTTCACGAACGCCGGTAAGGCGCACATCCAAGGTCTGGAACTCGAGCTCCAGTTCGCCCCGACCGAGCAGTTCCGGATCAGCGGCAATGTGGGTTGGCTCGATGCGCAGTACGACGAGTTCATCAGTCGCGACGTCGACATATCGGACACGCAGTATTTCACGAATGCCCCCGAGCTCTCGGCGGCGCTCAACATGTCGTACACGTGGCCACTGTTTGGTGGCGAGCTGATGGCGCGTGCGGGCGCGAGCTATCAGGACAAGGTCTACCCGACGACGGACCTCAGCGAAGCCATCGCGCAGTCTGGCTACACCTTGTTCAATGCGGGCCTGGTGTGGCGCGGCGAGGACAGTCCTTGGACCGTGTCGCTGCAAGGCAGCAACCTGGGTGACAAGGCCTATCGCACCACCGGTTACAACATCCCCGTGCTCGGCATCCTGACGGGCTTCTATGGTCCGCCACGCCAGATCACGCTGGCTGCCACATATACGTTTGACTGA
- a CDS encoding serine/threonine protein kinase, giving the protein MVLTATEPGSEPRLKSDLLARQLGVLGPYVLQAIIGEGGMGAVYLAEQTEPVQRKVAIKVTRVDLSSGHRLARFESERQILATLKHPNVAQVFDAGDTSEGFPYLVMEFIDGLPIDAFADQQHWSVAARVNVFLQACAAVMYAHQHGVIHRDLKPANLLVENIGQTPTLKLIDFGIAKLAAPVPGSQTETGRTVGTPAYMSPEQAEGDADIDTRTDVYALGMTLCKLLTGLLPMSAWSAKSAREGHVSDHQEVMPSALLIGGPDAPVAGYPAGTRLRDLRAALRGDLDWIVMKATDPDRSRRYASVSELSDDLKRYLQQEPVLAAPPGWFYRIGKFLRRYRWQVASVMALMLTVATAAVLLVRSLQQERAALELANMQLRQHEDFNAYAAHVIGSVQPSTPGSAINLDDILRFAKDDAAVYFKDRPQTAFAVSLLVDQLVRRAHANRASASPAPATSAQPECLPATDSPADD; this is encoded by the coding sequence ATGGTCCTGACTGCAACCGAGCCAGGCTCCGAGCCTCGTCTCAAGTCAGACCTATTGGCCCGCCAGCTCGGCGTGTTGGGGCCTTATGTTTTGCAGGCGATCATCGGCGAAGGTGGCATGGGCGCGGTGTACCTTGCCGAGCAGACCGAGCCCGTGCAGCGCAAGGTGGCCATCAAGGTCACGCGGGTTGATCTGAGTTCGGGACATCGGCTCGCGCGCTTTGAGTCCGAACGGCAAATTCTCGCAACGCTGAAGCACCCGAATGTCGCGCAAGTGTTCGATGCTGGCGATACGTCAGAAGGCTTCCCGTATCTCGTCATGGAGTTCATCGATGGGTTGCCGATCGATGCGTTTGCTGATCAGCAACACTGGTCGGTGGCCGCGCGCGTCAATGTATTTCTGCAAGCGTGTGCCGCAGTCATGTACGCGCATCAGCACGGCGTGATTCATCGCGATTTGAAACCAGCGAATCTGCTGGTCGAAAACATCGGCCAGACGCCCACCCTCAAGCTGATCGATTTTGGCATTGCGAAGTTGGCAGCGCCTGTCCCGGGTTCGCAGACTGAGACGGGCCGTACCGTCGGCACGCCCGCGTACATGAGCCCGGAGCAGGCAGAGGGCGACGCCGATATCGACACCCGCACGGACGTCTATGCGCTCGGCATGACGCTCTGCAAGTTACTCACTGGGTTGCTGCCAATGTCGGCGTGGTCGGCCAAGAGCGCACGCGAAGGGCACGTTAGTGACCACCAGGAGGTGATGCCGAGCGCGCTGCTGATCGGTGGGCCCGATGCGCCCGTGGCTGGATATCCGGCGGGCACCAGACTTCGGGATCTGCGTGCAGCGCTCCGCGGCGACTTGGATTGGATCGTCATGAAGGCGACCGACCCCGATCGCAGCCGACGCTATGCGTCAGTCAGCGAACTGTCTGATGATCTGAAGCGCTACCTTCAGCAGGAGCCCGTTCTGGCGGCGCCGCCCGGATGGTTCTATCGAATCGGCAAGTTCTTGCGCCGCTATCGCTGGCAAGTCGCGTCGGTGATGGCGTTGATGCTTACCGTGGCGACCGCTGCGGTGTTGCTCGTCCGGAGTCTGCAACAAGAACGAGCGGCGTTGGAACTCGCGAACATGCAGCTGCGCCAACACGAAGATTTCAACGCCTATGCCGCGCACGTGATTGGCTCGGTTCAGCCGAGCACGCCGGGCAGCGCAATCAATTTGGACGATATTCTGCGCTTCGCAAAGGACGATGCCGCGGTCTACTTCAAGGATCGGCCCCAGACAGCCTTTGCCGTGAGTCTCCTCGTCGATCAATTGGTTCGGCGGGCACATGCCAATCGCGCGTCGGCGTCGCCCGCACCCGCCACGAGCGCGCAACCCGAATGTTTGCCAGCAACGGATTCGCCAGCCGATGACTGA
- a CDS encoding FHA domain-containing protein translates to MTDPTQTLDALPQRHAAQPCLVVLTGSRKGHAFWLEQPRVVIGRADDATIQIDDVSVSRYHAELNRGQDTWLLKDLDSKNGSFLGDRPLTVESPIRDGDLCRFGTVALQFFMVQAVQAIDTSSLHAAGLRLDAEQLVARLGDSFCALTEIEFRMLAALMRRPGRVLSTLALMRAAYPREHVVAEATVASHLRNLRKKLADLNDGDAIIRSYYGRGYSIAEQ, encoded by the coding sequence ATGACTGATCCGACCCAAACTTTGGACGCTCTGCCGCAACGCCATGCCGCGCAACCGTGTCTGGTCGTGCTGACCGGTTCGCGCAAGGGTCATGCCTTCTGGCTCGAACAGCCGCGCGTTGTCATTGGTCGCGCCGACGACGCAACGATTCAGATTGATGATGTGTCGGTGTCGCGTTATCACGCCGAGCTGAATCGCGGTCAGGACACTTGGCTGCTCAAGGATCTGGACTCCAAGAACGGTAGCTTCCTGGGCGACCGGCCACTGACGGTGGAGAGCCCGATTCGCGATGGCGATCTGTGTCGATTCGGCACGGTGGCACTCCAATTTTTCATGGTGCAAGCGGTACAGGCCATCGACACCAGCAGCCTGCATGCAGCCGGGTTGCGACTCGATGCCGAGCAACTGGTCGCGCGCCTCGGTGATAGCTTCTGCGCGCTGACTGAGATCGAGTTTCGCATGCTCGCGGCGTTGATGCGCCGGCCCGGGCGTGTTCTGTCTACGCTGGCGTTGATGCGCGCGGCGTACCCGCGCGAGCACGTGGTCGCTGAGGCCACCGTTGCGAGTCACCTCCGCAATCTCCGCAAGAAACTCGCTGACTTGAATGACGGCGACGCGATCATTCGTTCCTACTACGGCCGCGGATACTCGATTGCAGAGCAATGA
- a CDS encoding choice-of-anchor D domain-containing protein codes for MFCPTAYLPLRPALAARPRAILPLLLALSLLLAAPLAGAQNVNVSPNPATYATLKAAFDAINSGTHTGAVIVDVVGDTTETQMAQLNASGSGAANYSSVMIRPSGARTISGNAGSSSDLIRLNGADQVTIDGLRVGGNSLTIDHLPTNADATIGLHNGASNNHLARLQVLGSAGNVIRVMGDTVSGTGNDSNVFEDLDIGASAAGTPRYALFCSGSTNTPSVANQFNQVLGSRISDAFQPGQDSALILLGDGCNRWTLDGNRLFQTAPRTFTGSVVFRAIEINSINSNGGAQGYVLRNNVIGATNANGTGVMSFSGASGKFRGVALTALATGAENLIEGNEVSQINLNTAANGTAAGAVFTAFHVLRGPTRVLGNRVGAMTQLASISVSCSSNVASEILGINSTSDDDLLIANNQIGGMRYEGTAATSTAGFQVIGIVLNPAGRPTQYVSGNQVGGDMLDSMTVLGNSTQNAITGILSVQSTSVISDNVVQNLTGTGGIGTGSVASVNGIVNSFNIANVQVVGNTIRNLRNTHASATTMVRGISVISNDSSVIADNWIERLDAASSADTAVITGINVLAPGATARNNMVALGADVNGAPISASRNFIGINEGSSGTQILHNSVLIFGSNVQGAKPTVAFASTQASPTRIYHGNSFSNQRSNGAAGTGRHSAIRLTATPAYSNFLSNWNNLHASGAGAMVAEIEQAMFSTLAAWQQATLQDAASVSVDPLYVGTDNLHLQAGSSLRALVPANALVMRDFDQSLRPVAGPFDVGADEVSGTTPASINAAILAVDEPQTPGFRATGASFTPRVRIENRGGSSIQNATVSLTIRDAGNMPVYERMLTIQHLDPGATARLDFAATAVATAGAYTWTASVSASGDTVPSDDQMASSLTVGGEMSGTYTVGSGGNFASLSNPGGAFQVLSALGASTPIELQIMSDLNDETGTYALRQLAAGSSVLIRPVGAARVIRGSSLNALIRIEAADNVTIDGSTTLASSTDQVAGTPSLRELTLINESPGFGALIHAYRSGTGADNNTFRNLQLQGLSRQTTQTGIQVGAAVFSTGAQNNGVRIDNCAFRKTAVGIAVYGGGPGALSSGAVITRNDLAATGNEALGRIGIDLQAVTGAEVSLNRIGGIDSSQDARLVGMALGSDGLATVGRFDNGLVSRNVITGLRSRYPGRGVLGLALGEGTTSVIVNNMISDLQASAAAGEQLAGINIVQNTPTLVSIWHNAVHLYGDRGALPANMNSSYALRINASGVPVLDLKNNILANRQTSGLASVRARVLGFASNNMSTIDADANLYWSSGPAAQFASINNFGTSVATLDAWRTITGDDANSQFDEPLFVSDTDLHVQTSPLASPAVSAAIHLAAVAVDLDGDARAASERDIGADEVASPPLASLALSAAVLEFGSVDIGSSSAVLSVTLSNASAQGLRIQSISSVLAPFTRETGGSCGNNLPLIVAAGSSCSMQFRFNPTAAGLAEQVITFTHMGTGDQQLTLRGTGTVSPAELQVSPTQILFGSVRVGQTSATTTVTVSNVGGEAMNVTSLAAPSTPFIRASGSCASAPFVLNPSASCTLELAFAPTQRGGSSQSLAIDAGNAGSASIQLSGTGIQGVLQQSPAVMAFGAVNVGAVSATQTLSLGNTGDADLTITALSGLNAPFERVDGGDCSAALPLVLAPAATCSLHIRFSPLLGGSFEATLNVIHDGSGAASTQLTGTGLMPDLMFSDSFDAVAPVQVDAKQLTARIAALPFEHWPVDQAQLILKQVGASGESVQYWARKRVDGDGRWTLQWAQTRPLVTGQTVQTDWQDLL; via the coding sequence GTGTTCTGCCCGACCGCCTATCTGCCTTTACGTCCCGCGCTCGCCGCGCGCCCTCGCGCCATCTTGCCGCTCCTGTTGGCGCTGAGCCTCCTGCTCGCCGCGCCGCTGGCAGGCGCCCAGAACGTAAACGTCAGCCCGAACCCGGCAACCTACGCGACCCTGAAGGCTGCTTTCGACGCCATCAACTCGGGCACCCATACCGGCGCGGTCATTGTCGATGTGGTTGGCGATACCACCGAGACGCAAATGGCTCAGCTCAATGCCTCGGGCAGCGGCGCAGCGAACTACAGCAGTGTCATGATCCGACCGAGCGGCGCGCGCACGATTAGCGGCAACGCCGGTTCCAGCAGTGACCTGATTCGCCTGAATGGCGCCGACCAAGTCACGATCGATGGCCTTCGGGTTGGCGGCAACAGCCTGACGATTGACCATCTGCCAACCAATGCGGACGCCACCATCGGCCTGCACAATGGCGCGAGCAACAATCACCTTGCCCGACTGCAGGTCTTAGGTTCCGCTGGCAATGTGATTCGTGTAATGGGCGATACCGTTTCGGGTACTGGCAATGACAGCAATGTCTTCGAGGACCTCGATATCGGCGCCAGTGCCGCTGGCACGCCGCGCTATGCATTGTTCTGCTCCGGCAGCACCAATACGCCGAGTGTTGCCAATCAGTTCAACCAAGTGCTCGGGAGTCGCATCAGTGACGCCTTCCAACCCGGTCAGGACAGTGCCTTGATCCTTCTTGGCGATGGCTGCAATCGATGGACGTTGGACGGCAATCGCCTGTTTCAGACGGCGCCGCGAACCTTCACCGGGTCCGTGGTCTTTCGTGCGATCGAAATCAACAGCATCAACAGCAATGGCGGTGCTCAAGGGTACGTGCTGCGCAATAACGTGATTGGCGCGACCAATGCAAATGGTACGGGCGTGATGAGTTTCAGTGGCGCCAGCGGCAAATTTCGAGGAGTGGCACTGACTGCATTGGCCACAGGTGCGGAGAATCTGATCGAAGGCAATGAAGTCAGTCAGATCAATCTCAACACCGCCGCCAACGGCACCGCGGCCGGTGCCGTGTTCACGGCGTTCCACGTGCTGCGCGGACCAACTCGGGTTCTGGGCAATCGGGTCGGCGCCATGACGCAACTGGCTTCGATTTCGGTCAGCTGCAGCAGCAACGTCGCCAGCGAAATTCTCGGGATCAACAGCACGTCGGACGATGACCTGCTGATCGCGAATAATCAGATCGGCGGCATGCGCTACGAGGGCACGGCAGCCACGTCTACCGCTGGCTTTCAGGTCATCGGCATTGTGCTCAATCCGGCGGGACGACCGACCCAGTACGTGAGCGGCAATCAAGTCGGTGGCGACATGCTCGATTCCATGACCGTGCTGGGTAACAGTACGCAGAACGCGATCACCGGCATTCTGAGCGTGCAATCGACCAGCGTGATCAGCGACAACGTCGTCCAGAATCTGACGGGCACCGGCGGTATTGGCACGGGTTCGGTGGCGTCCGTCAACGGCATCGTCAATAGTTTCAATATCGCGAATGTGCAGGTTGTCGGCAATACGATCCGAAATCTGCGCAATACCCATGCCAGCGCCACGACCATGGTTCGAGGCATCAGCGTGATCAGCAACGACAGTTCAGTGATCGCCGACAACTGGATCGAGCGCCTGGATGCCGCAAGCAGCGCGGACACGGCTGTGATTACCGGCATCAATGTGCTCGCGCCCGGTGCGACCGCGCGCAACAACATGGTCGCCCTCGGTGCGGACGTCAACGGCGCCCCGATCAGCGCCAGCCGTAATTTCATCGGCATCAATGAAGGTTCGTCCGGCACCCAGATCCTGCACAACTCGGTGCTGATCTTCGGCAGCAATGTGCAAGGCGCCAAGCCGACCGTCGCGTTTGCCAGTACCCAGGCATCTCCGACCCGTATCTATCACGGCAATAGCTTCAGCAATCAGCGTAGCAATGGTGCCGCGGGCACGGGCCGGCACAGTGCGATTCGACTGACTGCAACACCCGCCTATTCCAACTTTCTCAGTAACTGGAACAACCTGCACGCCAGTGGCGCCGGGGCCATGGTGGCTGAAATCGAACAGGCCATGTTCAGCACGCTGGCGGCGTGGCAGCAGGCCACCTTGCAGGATGCTGCCAGCGTCAGTGTCGATCCTCTTTACGTCGGCACCGATAATCTGCATCTGCAGGCTGGGTCCAGTTTGCGCGCGCTCGTGCCCGCCAACGCTTTGGTCATGCGCGACTTCGATCAGAGCCTGCGGCCAGTGGCGGGACCGTTCGATGTTGGTGCCGACGAGGTCAGTGGTACCACTCCGGCTAGCATCAATGCTGCCATCCTCGCGGTCGACGAGCCGCAGACGCCCGGATTCCGCGCCACCGGCGCATCGTTCACACCGCGTGTCCGAATCGAAAACCGCGGTGGCAGCAGCATCCAGAACGCAACCGTGAGTCTGACCATTCGGGATGCGGGAAACATGCCTGTGTACGAGCGCATGCTGACCATTCAGCACCTCGACCCCGGCGCCACGGCGCGATTGGACTTCGCCGCCACTGCGGTGGCAACCGCCGGTGCGTATACCTGGACCGCCAGCGTTTCGGCCAGCGGCGACACGGTGCCGAGCGACGACCAAATGGCGAGCAGCTTGACCGTCGGGGGCGAGATGTCCGGCACTTACACAGTGGGTAGCGGCGGCAATTTTGCGTCGTTGAGCAACCCCGGCGGCGCGTTCCAGGTGTTGTCGGCATTGGGTGCCAGCACGCCGATTGAATTGCAGATTATGAGCGACTTGAACGACGAGACCGGGACGTATGCGCTGCGTCAGCTCGCTGCCGGCAGCAGCGTGCTGATTCGTCCGGTCGGTGCGGCGCGGGTGATTCGTGGATCGAGTCTCAATGCCTTGATCCGCATCGAGGCGGCTGACAATGTGACGATCGATGGCTCCACCACGTTGGCCAGCAGCACCGATCAGGTCGCCGGCACGCCGAGTCTGCGCGAGCTGACACTGATCAACGAAAGCCCCGGTTTTGGCGCGCTCATTCATGCCTATCGATCCGGTACCGGTGCCGACAACAACACGTTCCGCAACTTGCAGCTGCAAGGCCTTAGTCGACAGACGACGCAAACGGGCATCCAGGTTGGCGCCGCCGTCTTCAGCACTGGCGCTCAGAACAACGGCGTGCGCATCGACAACTGTGCGTTCAGAAAAACGGCGGTGGGCATCGCCGTGTACGGCGGTGGTCCGGGGGCCTTGTCCAGTGGCGCGGTGATCACGCGCAACGATCTGGCCGCCACCGGCAACGAGGCACTGGGCCGGATCGGCATCGACTTGCAGGCCGTCACCGGCGCTGAGGTCAGCCTGAATCGCATTGGCGGCATCGACAGCAGCCAGGACGCACGCTTGGTAGGCATGGCGCTCGGTTCGGATGGGCTGGCGACAGTTGGCCGATTCGACAATGGCTTGGTGTCGCGCAATGTGATCACGGGCCTCCGTAGCCGCTATCCAGGCCGAGGCGTGCTCGGCTTGGCGCTCGGCGAAGGCACGACGTCGGTGATCGTCAACAACATGATCAGCGATCTGCAAGCGAGCGCGGCAGCCGGCGAGCAATTGGCCGGCATCAACATCGTGCAAAATACGCCGACCTTGGTGTCGATATGGCACAACGCGGTGCATTTGTATGGCGATCGCGGCGCGCTGCCCGCCAACATGAACTCGAGTTACGCGTTGCGCATCAATGCCAGCGGCGTGCCGGTGCTCGACTTGAAGAACAATATTCTCGCCAACCGGCAGACCAGCGGCTTGGCATCGGTGCGCGCGCGCGTGCTCGGATTCGCGTCCAACAATATGAGCACGATCGACGCTGATGCCAATCTCTACTGGAGTAGCGGCCCGGCCGCACAGTTCGCCAGCATCAACAATTTTGGAACATCGGTGGCCACGCTGGATGCGTGGCGCACCATCACGGGTGATGACGCAAATAGTCAGTTCGATGAGCCGCTGTTTGTTTCCGATACTGATCTGCATGTGCAGACCAGCCCGCTCGCGAGTCCGGCCGTGTCGGCTGCCATCCATCTTGCCGCAGTCGCGGTTGATCTCGATGGCGATGCGCGCGCCGCGAGCGAGCGTGATATCGGTGCCGATGAAGTCGCCAGCCCGCCCTTGGCATCGCTGGCCCTGAGTGCTGCCGTGCTGGAGTTTGGTTCGGTCGATATTGGGTCCAGCAGTGCGGTGCTGAGCGTCACGCTGAGTAATGCCTCGGCGCAGGGCCTGCGCATTCAATCAATCAGCAGCGTGCTGGCGCCGTTCACACGCGAAACGGGCGGTAGCTGCGGCAACAATCTGCCCTTGATCGTCGCTGCCGGTTCGAGCTGTAGCATGCAGTTTCGGTTCAATCCAACGGCTGCAGGTTTGGCCGAGCAGGTAATCACGTTCACGCATATGGGCACGGGTGATCAGCAATTGACACTGCGCGGCACGGGCACCGTGAGTCCGGCAGAACTGCAGGTCAGCCCGACCCAGATTCTGTTTGGCTCAGTCCGTGTGGGTCAGACTTCAGCGACAACCACGGTCACCGTCAGCAATGTCGGCGGGGAGGCCATGAACGTGACCAGCCTTGCGGCGCCCAGTACGCCATTCATCCGCGCTAGTGGCAGCTGTGCGAGCGCGCCGTTTGTGCTGAACCCGAGTGCGAGTTGCACGCTGGAGTTGGCATTCGCCCCGACCCAACGTGGCGGCAGCAGCCAAAGCCTGGCCATAGACGCCGGCAACGCGGGCTCGGCCAGCATCCAACTCAGCGGCACGGGCATACAGGGCGTTCTGCAGCAAAGCCCCGCGGTCATGGCTTTTGGTGCCGTCAACGTTGGCGCGGTCAGCGCAACGCAAACGCTAAGCCTTGGCAATACCGGTGACGCCGATTTGACGATCACGGCGCTGTCGGGCCTGAATGCGCCGTTCGAACGGGTGGATGGCGGGGATTGCAGCGCGGCGTTGCCCCTGGTGCTCGCGCCCGCGGCCACTTGCAGTCTGCACATTCGCTTTTCGCCATTGCTCGGCGGCAGTTTCGAGGCCACTTTGAATGTCATACACGATGGCAGTGGCGCGGCGAGCACGCAACTCACGGGCACGGGTCTGATGCCCGACTTGATGTTCAGTGACAGTTTCGATGCCGTTGCACCGGTGCAAGTCGATGCCAAACAACTGACCGCGCGCATCGCCGCATTGCCGTTCGAACACTGGCCTGTCGATCAGGCGCAGTTGATCCTGAAGCAGGTCGGCGCGTCCGGTGAATCCGTGCAGTACTGGGCGCGCAAGCGCGTCGACGGCGACGGTCGCTGGACCCTGCAATGGGCGCAAACCCGGCCGCTGGTCACCGGTCAAACGGTCCAGACCGACTGGCAGGACTTGCTCTGA